The Rosa chinensis cultivar Old Blush chromosome 7, RchiOBHm-V2, whole genome shotgun sequence DNA segment aaCTCAACTATAACTGGAACCCACAACAtaaaattaacgaattggatctattagattaaaattgaaagtataggggtgtttttgatgaaaatagaagtccaaaaactgaattgattttgaacccaaactatagggtagtaaccagtatttagccctaaaaaaatTGATCCGGACTACACCCAATATGGGGTGTGAGTTTTGGACTTAAATCAAATTAACTCTAaagtaaatgcatgcatcatttcttaaaataaaaatcCACTCACAGTATTCTGCTAATCCTGTCGTCGATCGGTATTCTCCttgtatggagactcctctcgtcctgtatgaatagcactcgtaaaaaatataattacaggACGATAATTTAGATTTACAATAATTAGAAATCGAAATTCTAAACGTCTCCTTCAAACCCAACTCCTTCAATCTACATCGGATTCTATCCAACTACACTAATGATGTCAATTCGCCGATTTACAATTTCTAGGCAACTTCGaaagaaatccgacggtcggattctagtAAATCGATAactgaaattctaaattttcagaaattctaaatcgattcaaaacttctCCGATCTttaccaaattcacatattcaagcTCTATaataattataggatttaataggctaaaaataGGGACCAAAATCCTGCATTActcgcctccacgcgccacccacagtggcccaTGCGCCGCcggccaccaccaccaatggctacCAAATTTCATGCATAATATCGTCTCAAtatttttaacaactttttcaactgtgacaaagtcagaaaatacctctaattggccgaacaattaagcaacctgaagtacagtgaaattttccaattatgatTTATTCCTCCACGCTTCGATCTGGGTTATGAAACTTGGAGAGCATAAAGGATGGCTCAAGGCACTTCTAAAAAGCCTGGCTTTGTCGACGTAGGTGGTCGGATTTTTGagaaatcggcgttgaccaaAATCTGCTATAGTAAAATTACAGGCTTGATTCCTCTCTTCTCTAGCCAATTCATTGCAAGCCACCATGGCAGGCATCTAGGGTAGGAGAAGGCGAGTAGACCGCCACGGGGGGCTCTTTGTTTGGTGGCCAGACGGCAGCCAATTGAAAAAGAGAAGGGAGAGGGCCGAAGAAGGGAGACAGAGAActcgggggaggagagagagagagttatcgagtgggtttccggaaatggaaacctactgtggtaactttctatatatatatatatatatcaaatttaccataaacagtaactctAGTATTTTAGccataactttcgtatacgaactccgatttaagcgtACCATATGTCCACAAATTCGGTTTAACGTTCcttacaactttcgtgaagaaaattttctcaaattgttatcCCATAAAAATTCAACTTCTAGCACCCCCTAAATGATAAAAACTGAAACTGAGGACTGTAAAACGTATAATAATTCACTTATACACAGTAAAAGGGTAAATCAGATACGGGGGCTTATAAGATGATATCAAACCTTGTTCCGTTCGTGAATGTCAATGTAGAGTGAATTGACCTAAATGAAAAGATGCGATCCATGCTGAATTGGATTCTCTAGTGAAGAGGAAGGTATTTGGGTCTGTCGCGCCAATACCAATATATCACCCAACATAAAACCTATTCAGGGGCGGACCTATTCAATTTtaccctccccccccccccccccccccccagaatTTTTGGTATACTTCAATTTTAGTTACTTATTTACCTtattaatattaaaaataggCTTAATTTAAGTattacaccccccccccccccccccccccaaaaaaaaaaacttctataACCAATCAATttgaataattaatcaattatattAAGAAACATAATTATTAAATTGATTGGTCTTTATGTCTGAATAAGTAAAGtaattgatttgttttatttgaaaaatagaaagtaATTAATTTACCAAGAAAAAGTAAAGTAATTTATGAATAAGTTATTACTTTCTTCACATGAACATTTGTAATCTTTATATGAGTTTAGGATATGTATAAAATGGAATCTTGCTTGATTTGAAGATGAACATCTTCTATAAGGGAAATATACAAAACATTAATTTTTTGCGAAATTTTAATATTATATACTATATATGTctggacccccccccccccccccccccccagatgtcaaatcctggttccgcccctgAACCTGTTGGATataaatgggtcttcgttagaaagcgtgatgagaaaaacgagattatAGACTCGCCTCGTGGCGCAAGACTTCTcccaacgccctggaatcgactacgaagaGAAATATTCTCATGTAATGTACGTTGTTATATtctactaccttgtcagtttgctAGTTtatgaaaaactgaacatgtagcttatgGATATGGTCATAGCGTATCTTTATGGactggggatctagatacatgaAGGTTtctgatggacttcaattacccaagtcaagtggctctagatcaTGGAGCGTGtttgcaataagattgaaaagctcactatatggattgaaacaatccgaacagatgtggtataaccgtctcagtgactacttgattgggaagtgatatgtcaacaatgaactatgcccgtGCATTTTCATTAAGAAGACAAGTTCCCAAGTTGCTATTGccacggtttatgttgatgacatgaacttcattggaagcccttgttgagttaagggaaaccgctgaacatctgaaattcgagtttgaggtgaaagatcttgggagaacatggttttgtcttggtttggaacttgagcaccgtgttgatggtatcctgattcatcaatcagcttataccaaAATGATACTTAAGCGCTTTAATGAAGAGAAAGCTACGCCTGCgagcactcccatggtcgtctgtagtcttgacctcaaaaaagattttttttgtttcagggatgatgacgaagacgtgttagaggcagaagtgtcatACTGAAgtgtaataggcgcattattgtacttagcacaatgcacaagaccagacatctcatttactgtgaacttgttagttagATATAGCTCCACGCCAACgagacgccattggactggcgtaaaaaatatctttcgatacttgaagGGTACGATAGATGTGATCTTGTTCTATCCTTACAGAGAGAAAACAGTGGATGacatgatggattcagacccaccATGCACCAAAACCATCGCAGCCGCCACTTCTACTACCGGCTGGTGTGCTCTTTTCTCCTTGTGAAccaagttcgatctgaggacaatttGACGGTCTTATTCGCTAAATTATTGttcaaatccactttcgagaaatatATGAAAAACATTGGTCTacagaagttatccgaactcccatgatcgtagtcatcaggaggAGACGCAAACATCATGGGGATGTCTAAATATTCTGATATTGatatgtgaagggtgtgttgtactctttttcttattcgaccgaggttatttttgtcccattagATTTTTGTTATACAATAAGGTTTTTGACGAAAAAACAAGAGGAGCACCAACGTTTGAGCTACATAAAGTGAAGTGTTTAAGTATACATGAATTATATATGTCGGACTTAAACTCTAATTACTTGTTTTAGTTATAATAGGTTAGAATTCTCTAGATATCCTAATCAATGTTCGATTAAATTTTTCTTATATGATTCAGATTCTACAatcctttattaaaaaaaaaaatacctctATTATGAATGAAACAAACAATCATTCTCCTGAATCTCTTTACCTAAAACTAGATGGacagtttttaattttataaagaagCTGATCCTAATAACAAAGTAGGGGTATCAGCCAAAGACCGGGTACAATTATGCATTaagaaataagaaattaaaagaaaattcaaTTTTATACGGATTTAATGCATGCAAGTAAGCCATGCCAGAAAGGTATGATCAAACGGCGAGGATCATCCGCACCTAGCACGTGCGATGTCCTCCCACATTCAATAATCATTAAGGACAGCGACACGGTTCAGAAATGCAGCTATATGTCACCCTCACTCATTTATGATTACCGTCGCATCCAGCAATATTATATTCCCATATTTCGATCCATAAATCCATACAATGAGATCGACAtctactttattaataataatgtTGTACGCATATCTCTCCATCTCTCAATCAGTGAATTAATCAAAACTAGTTTCAGATCGATCGGAGCTAGCTACCGGCAAGAACATAGATCCATCGAAATTCAAGCATCAATGGAAGGGGTCTCTATAAGCATGTACAAAGGTCTGAGAGGATACTGGCGAAGGAGAGGCTACCAAAAGCTAAGAGGGTCGGGCCGACGCCACAAGAACCGGATGGAGCTGCGTTCACCCCGTAAAAGGCGCGTGTGGCGGATCAAAATGGCTCCCAAGCTGAAGCTGAGTTTCCTCAGAAAAATCCCTTCACCTAAGAAGTTTTTGGTTTGGCTTCGAGACGCCTATGTCAAACTCATGCTGGGATTCGCCAACTCGCGGGTGTTCACTACCGCCTACGGTGGTTCCGTATGTCATGGTGCTACTGGTTCATTCGGAAAAGGCCCCCTTAAGGAGTATGATGAGAAGATGATCATCGAGATCTACAAATCCTTGATGCTGGCGCAAGGTCAGTTGGTGCCCCGCGACGCACCTAAACCAGGCTCAGAAATTATTTACCGCCAGTAAAATACAAGTCAGAAGAATAACCAAAAGTTACGTTTTCATCTTTTCGTTTCACTAGTTTATGCTTTTTCTTCTACTCTTTTCGCCTAGGTAAATTATTGTAAGCTCACAATAAGTTATTAAAAACAGAATGTGTCCTCTTAAGTAATTTCTTGAAATTTGACACATGACGGCGGAGCTAGGAAAAAACTATCACGtcattaatttcttttctataGCCTTTACGGGATGTCTTAAGTTCAACTTACCATATTAACCTCAACTGTTatgtaataaaaaataaaaattgtcacCCTGGTTtatacaaatcacagctcatcTTCAAAGAAATAAGTTTTTTTATAATGGACATGtgcataataaaaaattaaaaaaaaaagatgatgtttgcctaaaaaaataaaaaagtgtcAATTTTACCTAGCTAGTTATCGTCATTGCGCACGGTTGGGCCTAGTCAGCAATTTTGCAAATTTATTTAGGATTGGGCCGTGTCGAGGCCACACTATATGAAGCATAGCTCTGCCTAACCAGCTCACAAAAATAGAGTCTAACGACCCGGGCCAAGCTGGCCCTTACGATTCTGGTCAGGTTATGACCATTTCAActaaattaaaaacacaaagaaTGAATAATAACATGCAAAACACCCATCCAGTTGAATTTCGGTGGATTTGGGCATGACGAGGTCGACGTTTTCAATAAATTGTAATGAGGCTGGTAGTGGTAATTTGAGAAAAGAGATGGTAGATGTCTTGCAATTGAAAGtttgagaaagaaggagaagctTTAAATATATATCCCTAATTTCTTAATACACACTCAGTACTTAATACACtactcatttaatttttttatttcaatactTTACTAAATACACTTCctaaagtacctaaaatactcttaatctctaaaatcatgaaatattctattatttgttttaggaaaactgaattgggagagaattgagtcatactttcattgataataggggcctctttatatagaggattacaagtatagagatagagttgtacatggaaatatAATCacacattgattggatatctcttaagattctccgagaatatctctaatataaaccctacttcaactagagcaagtaacctcgagtttgggccagacacatattctggatttacttgaacactcccccttgtgtcgcccaaacgtgatgctcctctcgttgcctcattaaaaaccttgccgagtaacaaaaacccagtgggacaaaaataacctcggtcgatggggaaaaagagcacaacacaccattcacgtttcgagaccatacatgtagacacatCCCCCTGCTgtttgcatctccccctgacgactacggtcattggagttcggataacttctgcaaacgaTCCTACCAACATGTTTTTCGAAAGTGGAATCTAGGCAATGatttagtgagcaagcctgccgcACTGTcatcagattgaacctagttcactttgatcttgaagagagtttgttattgctgattatacttggtgtggtcgcttttgatgtagccttgcttcaaaacaagcagcattatcctatatgctcgtaggcttatctgtggtagacttcaaacaacaattgtttcgaacatgcgtaattatggatccaatccatatacattcacgaaccactttgtgaagagcaataatctctgcattgttcgaagatatagcgactagggtctgttctgtagacctccaagatatcacgatctttacccatggtgaacacttaaccagttttggaatgacctttgtatgggtcagagagatacccaacatcagcaaaaccttctaaaacatatgtcgttttgggatggggatagtggacgcaggtcATTGTTGGCAGCGTTCCTTGTGTgtgatgggttcgaatccatcatctctttgtagggatatcaatcatacatctcaagtatcgaaagatatcttttacaccaatccaatggcgtcgcgttggcgcagagctatatctagctaacaagttcatggcaaatgagatgtccgatcttgtgcattgagctaagtacaataatgcgcctattgtactcaagtaaggcacttctgcctctagcacatcttcattatcatcttttcaatgaagaggatcctttttaggatcaagattacggacgatcatgggggtgcttgaaagcTTGACATTgttaaaatgcctaagcatctattgacacgatgctcaagttccaaactaagacataatcatgttctcccataatcccttatctcaaaatcggatttcaagtgttcagcggtttcccttaactctttaagggcttttaatgaagatcatgtccaacatgaaccgcgatagaatctgaaacttgttatggaaacatgtgggcatatccctttccaatcaagtagtcactttagtgagcgttccaACCTTATtataaacgcgctccgtggtctagagccaattgacttgggtaaatgaagttcaccatgaaccttcatgtatattccgtatctagatctccATATAGATAAgaagtgaccacatttgtaagttgcatgtttagttagtcggaaactaccaaactaacaaggtagtggagtgcaataacatccattacgagagaatatgtctcatcgtagtcgattccggggctttttgtgagaagccttatgCCATAAgctgagattg contains these protein-coding regions:
- the LOC112178802 gene encoding uncharacterized protein LOC112178802: MEGVSISMYKGLRGYWRRRGYQKLRGSGRRHKNRMELRSPRKRRVWRIKMAPKLKLSFLRKIPSPKKFLVWLRDAYVKLMLGFANSRVFTTAYGGSVCHGATGSFGKGPLKEYDEKMIIEIYKSLMLAQGQLVPRDAPKPGSEIIYRQ